One genomic segment of Nocardioides cavernaquae includes these proteins:
- a CDS encoding sortase domain-bontaining protein, which yields MTPTLAGRLQTRLALSLLLGVPVAVLAAIVLDTLTLGGALLGLVVITGLGLGWDLLHNALQERRWDGDWPRVFTLLSWLPEAASSWLVLRAFDAAAPLGTHLAYFTMVWGAVLLGRAVILPVLLPRWRHQGQRLAGAVPSTTVPATTPSPEAAPRQLGARTLFPRLQPTQQRLATLVLFVGVVASVVLLAPLLERDDTSPAANDPRLANGEGFQSTSKRKTHVHEDGDVHVHGPGGDAADGTAGGGAKLATWDTRARLRPAYVEFRAGRVATPLRKARMTAEGVLVTPDPLQAAWFGQGAAPGQRGPAVLIGSLDSVFAGLHHAKPGQALRVVRADGSQIDFTVDRVTEVDARSFPTQKVYGADDDPLLRLVGYDDDSGRNTIVFAHAVSMVESPAEG from the coding sequence GTGACTCCCACACTTGCCGGACGGCTGCAGACGCGGCTGGCACTCAGCCTGCTCCTGGGTGTGCCCGTCGCCGTGCTCGCCGCCATCGTCCTGGACACACTCACCCTCGGCGGTGCCCTTCTCGGCCTCGTGGTGATCACCGGGCTCGGACTGGGCTGGGACCTGCTCCACAACGCGCTGCAGGAACGCCGCTGGGACGGTGACTGGCCGCGCGTCTTCACGCTGCTGTCGTGGCTGCCCGAGGCCGCCTCCTCCTGGCTCGTGCTGCGCGCCTTCGACGCAGCGGCGCCGCTGGGCACCCATCTGGCCTACTTCACGATGGTCTGGGGTGCCGTGCTGCTCGGGCGGGCGGTCATCCTGCCGGTCCTGCTGCCGAGGTGGCGGCACCAGGGTCAGCGGCTGGCGGGTGCAGTGCCCTCCACCACAGTCCCGGCGACCACGCCCTCTCCCGAGGCGGCGCCGCGCCAGCTCGGCGCCCGCACACTGTTCCCCCGGCTCCAGCCGACCCAGCAGCGGCTCGCCACGCTCGTGCTCTTCGTCGGGGTGGTGGCGTCGGTCGTCCTTCTCGCCCCGCTCCTCGAGCGTGACGACACCTCCCCCGCTGCGAACGACCCGCGTCTGGCGAACGGCGAGGGATTCCAGTCGACCAGCAAACGGAAGACCCATGTGCACGAGGATGGCGACGTCCACGTGCACGGCCCGGGCGGCGACGCTGCGGACGGCACGGCTGGCGGGGGCGCGAAGCTCGCCACCTGGGACACCCGCGCACGTCTCCGCCCGGCGTACGTCGAGTTCCGGGCGGGGCGGGTGGCCACGCCACTGCGGAAGGCCCGGATGACCGCAGAGGGTGTGCTCGTGACGCCCGACCCGCTGCAGGCTGCCTGGTTCGGTCAGGGTGCGGCGCCTGGCCAGCGCGGCCCCGCGGTCCTGATCGGCTCGCTCGACAGCGTCTTCGCTGGCCTGCACCACGCGAAGCCCGGTCAGGCGCTCCGGGTGGTCCGCGCTGACGGCAGCCAGATCGACTTCACGGTCGACCGCGTGACCGAGGTCGACGCCCGCTCCTTCCCGACACAGAAGGTGTACGGCGCCGACGACGACCCGCTGCTGCGCCTCGTCGGGTACGACGACGACTCCGGTCGCAACACCATCGTGTTCGCTCACGCGGTGTCGATGGTGGAGAGCCCGGCGGAGGGGTGA
- a CDS encoding 1,4-dihydroxy-2-naphthoyl-CoA synthase: MSAIDGVSEIFDPADWDEVPGFEDLTDLTYHRAKEHGTVRIAFDRPDVLNAFRPNTVDELLRTLDHARMSADVGCVILTGNGPSAKNGKWAFCTGGDQRIRGKAGYQYEDKAIGAAETGAEDPSVINKAKLARLHILECQRLIRFMPKVVICVVPGWAAGGGHSLHVVCDLTLASKEHARFKQTDADVGSFDGGYGSAYLAKMVGQKFAREIFFLADEYDAEQMHTMGAVNRVVEHAQLEKVALEWGRKINGKSPTAQRMLKYSFNLLDDGLVGQQLFAGETTRLAYMTDEAQEGRDQFLEKREPDWSPYPWYY; encoded by the coding sequence ATGAGTGCGATCGATGGCGTGAGCGAGATCTTCGACCCGGCCGACTGGGACGAGGTGCCCGGGTTCGAGGACCTGACCGACCTCACCTACCACCGCGCGAAGGAGCACGGCACCGTCCGGATCGCCTTCGACCGGCCCGACGTGCTCAACGCGTTCCGGCCCAACACCGTCGACGAGCTGCTGCGCACGCTCGACCACGCGCGGATGAGCGCCGACGTCGGCTGCGTGATCCTGACCGGCAACGGTCCGTCGGCCAAGAACGGCAAGTGGGCGTTCTGCACCGGCGGCGACCAGCGCATCCGGGGCAAGGCCGGTTATCAGTACGAGGACAAGGCCATCGGTGCTGCCGAAACCGGCGCCGAGGACCCGAGCGTGATCAACAAGGCCAAGCTCGCGCGGCTGCACATCCTCGAGTGCCAGCGGCTGATCCGCTTCATGCCGAAGGTCGTCATCTGCGTGGTCCCGGGCTGGGCGGCCGGCGGCGGGCACTCGCTGCACGTCGTCTGCGACCTGACGCTGGCGTCGAAGGAGCACGCGCGCTTCAAGCAGACCGACGCTGACGTGGGTTCGTTCGACGGCGGCTACGGCTCGGCGTACCTCGCGAAGATGGTCGGCCAGAAGTTCGCCCGCGAGATCTTCTTCCTCGCCGACGAGTACGACGCCGAGCAGATGCACACCATGGGCGCCGTCAACCGCGTCGTCGAGCACGCGCAGCTGGAGAAGGTCGCGCTCGAGTGGGGCCGCAAGATCAACGGCAAGTCCCCGACGGCGCAGCGGATGCTGAAGTACTCCTTCAACCTCCTCGACGACGGCCTGGTCGGCCAGCAGCTCTTCGCCGGCGAGACCACCCGCCTCGCCTACATGACCGACGAGGCGCAGGAGGGCCGCGACCAGTTCCTCGAGAAGCGCGAGCCCGACTGGTCGCCGTACCCCTGGTACTACTGA
- the thpR gene encoding RNA 2',3'-cyclic phosphodiesterase: protein MRLFVGVVPPQDVVDHLDAFLDVRREVAAFRWSAPEQWHVTLAFSGDAPERTLDEVYERLERAAGRRSAFDVRVAGGGAFPDPARARVLYAGVAGTNGDGSANRDVHERLAHLSTGTRAALARAGAPVDGQRFRPHLTVARLGHPEEVSNWVRLLDAYAGPVWRVDEISLIASHLGEGPRGRPRYEVMETFPLG from the coding sequence ATGAGGCTTTTCGTCGGGGTGGTCCCGCCACAGGATGTGGTGGACCACCTCGACGCGTTTCTGGACGTACGCCGCGAGGTCGCGGCCTTCCGCTGGTCGGCACCCGAGCAGTGGCACGTGACCCTGGCCTTCTCGGGCGATGCGCCGGAGCGGACGCTGGACGAGGTCTACGAGCGGCTCGAGCGCGCTGCCGGGCGGCGGTCGGCCTTCGATGTCCGGGTTGCGGGTGGCGGGGCCTTTCCCGATCCGGCGCGAGCGCGGGTGCTCTACGCGGGCGTCGCCGGAACGAATGGGGACGGGTCGGCCAACCGCGACGTCCACGAGCGGCTGGCACACCTGAGCACCGGCACTCGGGCGGCGCTGGCTCGAGCAGGAGCACCGGTCGACGGGCAGCGCTTTCGCCCCCACCTGACGGTGGCGCGGCTCGGCCATCCCGAAGAGGTCAGCAACTGGGTGCGTCTGCTAGACGCCTATGCCGGCCCGGTATGGCGCGTGGACGAGATCTCGCTGATCGCGTCCCACCTCGGCGAGGGCCCCCGCGGCCGACCCCGCTACGAGGTCATGGAGACCTTCCCCCTGGGTTGA
- a CDS encoding thiol-disulfide oxidoreductase DCC family protein, producing the protein MTGTVLYDADCGFCTTTAHWLERHGSCAVTPWQSVDLEALHLTVDDVTTAAWWLDSSGQATASGAQAVAAALRTCGPGYRLLGWLMTLPVLRLLAAVAYRWVAANRYRLPGSTDACRIDKPH; encoded by the coding sequence ATGACCGGAACCGTCCTGTACGACGCCGACTGCGGCTTCTGCACGACCACGGCCCACTGGCTGGAGCGCCACGGTAGCTGCGCGGTCACCCCGTGGCAGTCAGTCGATCTCGAGGCCCTGCACCTGACCGTCGACGACGTCACCACGGCCGCCTGGTGGCTCGATTCCTCAGGCCAGGCAACGGCATCGGGTGCACAGGCAGTCGCGGCCGCGCTGCGGACCTGCGGTCCCGGTTACCGGTTGCTCGGGTGGCTGATGACGCTGCCGGTGCTGCGCCTGCTCGCCGCGGTGGCCTACCGCTGGGTGGCCGCCAACCGCTACCGGTTGCCGGGTTCGACCGACGCCTGCCGCATCGACAAGCCCCACTGA
- a CDS encoding NADPH-dependent F420 reductase has translation MKLAVLGTGMVGTTLGAAFAAAGHEVTLGTRDPEATAARGAITLPLATFAGAAAGAAVVVLAVGGGVAESVLAAAGDLTGKVILDVTNPLDFSNGFPPSLTVKDTDSLAEVLQRAHPEAQVVKSLNTVNASLMVNPSGLGDGDTTIFLAGDEAAARDVVRGLLDDLGWSDIVEFEALEAARGLEMWLPLWVRLMQNFGTAQFNLKLVR, from the coding sequence ATGAAGCTTGCGGTGCTGGGCACAGGCATGGTCGGTACGACGCTGGGTGCCGCGTTCGCGGCGGCGGGTCACGAGGTCACCCTCGGCACGCGCGACCCCGAGGCAACCGCAGCGCGAGGGGCGATCACCCTGCCGCTGGCCACCTTCGCGGGCGCCGCAGCGGGCGCAGCGGTCGTGGTCCTGGCCGTCGGCGGAGGGGTCGCCGAATCGGTCCTCGCCGCCGCCGGAGACCTGACCGGCAAGGTCATCCTCGACGTGACCAACCCGCTCGACTTCTCCAACGGGTTCCCGCCGAGCCTGACCGTCAAGGACACCGACTCGCTGGCCGAGGTGCTGCAGCGCGCTCATCCGGAGGCGCAGGTCGTGAAGTCGCTCAACACCGTCAACGCCAGCCTGATGGTCAACCCTTCGGGGCTCGGGGACGGCGACACGACGATTTTCCTGGCTGGCGACGAGGCGGCCGCGCGCGACGTCGTACGCGGGCTCCTCGACGACCTCGGCTGGAGCGACATCGTGGAGTTCGAGGCGCTGGAGGCGGCTCGCGGGCTGGAGATGTGGCTGCCGTTGTGGGTGCGGCTCATGCAGAACTTCGGCACGGCACAGTTCAACCTGAAGCTCGTCCGCTGA
- a CDS encoding DUF4870 domain-containing protein produces MSENPYAVHPNPNAPLTPEQERTWAVGTHVITGAATVLSVGTLGFVAALVVYLMYKDRGPFVRRAAANSMNIQLNGLLWYVGVVIVGVLTLGIGFVLWPVVAVVMVALHVIAAVKNSQGQWYDPPFTIRFVS; encoded by the coding sequence ATGTCCGAGAACCCGTATGCCGTCCACCCGAACCCGAACGCACCCCTGACCCCCGAGCAGGAACGCACCTGGGCCGTGGGGACCCACGTCATCACCGGTGCCGCGACGGTGCTGAGCGTCGGCACGCTCGGCTTCGTCGCCGCGCTCGTGGTCTACCTGATGTACAAGGACCGCGGCCCGTTCGTGCGCCGCGCCGCCGCGAACTCGATGAACATCCAGCTCAACGGCCTGCTCTGGTACGTCGGCGTCGTGATCGTGGGCGTCCTGACCCTGGGCATCGGCTTCGTCCTGTGGCCCGTCGTCGCGGTGGTCATGGTCGCCCTGCACGTCATCGCTGCCGTCAAGAACAGCCAGGGTCAGTGGTACGACCCGCCCTTCACGATCCGCTTCGTTTCCTGA
- a CDS encoding elongation factor G — MATPDLIRNVALVGPTGSGKSALVAALLGGHDPLAQERSVSLAVSPLLHDGTKVNLVDTPGYADFAGEVRAALRAVDAVLFVLPANGAIDEAARQLWRECSQTPRAIVVTKLDHARADYDGVLAAAQAAYGERVMPVLQRTDALIEAVIEESEDEGLMERYLAGEPVEETQLMADLERAMARGTFHPVVPACAATGEGLSDLLDLVVRGFPSPHEHPSPEVFTPAGGRAEALTCDPSGPLVAEVVKTTSDNYLGRVSIVRVFSGTLQPDHPVHVSGHFSAFFGDGSGHEDHDEDDRPTMLTPRLIAGDIGSLGKLGHAETGDTLSDPESPRLLRPWELPDPQLPIAIEADTQSDDDHLSGALARLAAEDPSLRIERNAETHQVVLWVLGEAHAEVALGRLRDRYGVSVSQVDLVIPLRSTFAGPAKGHGRHVKQSGGHGQFAICDLEVEPLPRGSGFEFVDRVVGGAVPRQYVASIEKGVVAQMARGISDGRPLVDLRVTLVDGKSHSVDSSDMAFQSAGALALREAAEATELIDLEPYDEVSVLIPDDVVGEVMSDLSARHGRLLGSEQVGAGGPGGRTLAKALVPHRSLVRYAIDLRAATHGVGTFTRTFASYEPVS, encoded by the coding sequence GTGGCCACGCCGGACCTGATCCGCAACGTGGCCCTCGTCGGCCCGACCGGATCCGGCAAGTCCGCACTCGTCGCCGCGCTGCTCGGCGGGCACGACCCACTTGCCCAGGAGCGCTCGGTCTCCCTCGCCGTCTCGCCGCTGCTCCACGACGGCACCAAGGTCAACCTCGTCGACACACCCGGGTACGCCGACTTCGCCGGCGAGGTGCGCGCCGCACTGCGGGCGGTTGATGCGGTCCTGTTCGTGCTGCCTGCCAACGGCGCGATCGACGAGGCGGCCCGGCAGCTGTGGCGCGAGTGCTCGCAGACGCCCCGCGCGATCGTCGTGACCAAGCTCGACCACGCCCGGGCTGACTACGACGGCGTCCTGGCGGCTGCTCAGGCGGCGTACGGCGAGCGGGTGATGCCGGTCCTCCAACGGACCGATGCCCTCATCGAGGCGGTGATCGAGGAGTCCGAGGATGAAGGGCTGATGGAGCGTTACCTGGCCGGGGAGCCCGTCGAGGAGACGCAGCTGATGGCGGACCTCGAGCGGGCCATGGCACGGGGCACCTTCCATCCGGTGGTGCCGGCGTGCGCAGCGACCGGCGAAGGGCTCTCCGACCTCCTCGACCTGGTCGTGCGCGGCTTCCCGTCACCACACGAGCACCCGTCGCCCGAGGTGTTCACGCCAGCTGGTGGGCGGGCGGAGGCGTTGACGTGTGACCCGTCCGGCCCGCTCGTGGCGGAGGTGGTCAAGACCACCAGCGACAACTACCTCGGCCGGGTCAGCATCGTGCGCGTCTTCTCCGGCACCCTCCAGCCCGACCACCCGGTGCACGTGTCCGGGCACTTCTCCGCGTTCTTCGGCGACGGGTCCGGGCACGAGGACCACGACGAGGACGACCGGCCCACGATGCTCACGCCCCGCCTGATCGCCGGGGACATCGGCTCCCTGGGGAAGCTGGGCCACGCGGAAACAGGTGACACACTCTCCGACCCCGAGTCACCGCGCCTGCTCCGCCCGTGGGAGCTGCCCGACCCCCAGCTGCCGATCGCGATCGAGGCCGACACGCAGTCCGACGACGACCACCTCTCCGGAGCGCTTGCCCGGTTGGCTGCCGAGGACCCGTCGCTGCGGATCGAGCGCAACGCCGAGACCCACCAGGTGGTCCTGTGGGTGCTCGGCGAGGCCCACGCGGAGGTGGCGCTCGGACGCCTGCGCGACCGTTACGGAGTGAGCGTTTCGCAGGTGGACCTGGTGATCCCGCTGCGCTCCACCTTCGCCGGACCCGCCAAGGGACACGGCCGCCACGTGAAGCAGTCCGGCGGGCACGGGCAGTTCGCGATCTGCGACCTGGAGGTCGAGCCCCTGCCGCGCGGTTCCGGGTTCGAGTTCGTCGATCGTGTCGTCGGTGGCGCGGTCCCGCGCCAGTACGTCGCCTCGATCGAGAAGGGCGTCGTCGCCCAGATGGCCCGCGGCATCAGCGACGGGCGCCCGCTGGTCGACCTCCGGGTCACCCTCGTCGACGGCAAGTCCCACAGCGTCGACAGCTCCGACATGGCCTTCCAGAGCGCAGGTGCGCTCGCTCTGCGCGAGGCGGCTGAGGCCACCGAGCTGATCGACCTCGAGCCGTACGACGAGGTGTCGGTCCTGATCCCCGATGACGTCGTCGGCGAGGTGATGAGCGATCTCTCCGCGCGCCACGGGCGCCTGCTGGGCAGCGAGCAGGTCGGCGCCGGCGGGCCGGGCGGGAGAACCCTCGCGAAGGCGCTGGTCCCGCACCGGTCGCTGGTCCGCTACGCGATCGACCTGCGGGCAGCAACGCATGGCGTCGGCACCTTTACCCGCACCTTCGCGTCGTACGAGCCGGTGTCGTAG
- a CDS encoding class F sortase produces MSTNSPLRPPAPHPSMAVGLGVILLAVSTLVGLIVAWSFLPSQTGGTAGFDRPRTAAAEAERPDRPVSAPVPSEPVRLRVPRIGVDTGLMSLGLTPRRELEVPPLSKADTASWYDRSPNPGDVGPAIVAGHVDSRTGPAVFFRLRELRRGDRVLVDRSDGRRATFTVDHVDEVAKDAFPTRRVYGATPRPELRLITCGGDFDAAAGHYLANVVVFAHLTDLTPA; encoded by the coding sequence ATGAGCACCAACAGCCCGCTCCGCCCGCCCGCGCCGCACCCGTCGATGGCCGTCGGACTCGGCGTGATCCTGCTCGCCGTGTCGACGCTGGTCGGGCTGATCGTCGCCTGGTCGTTCCTGCCGTCGCAGACCGGCGGAACCGCAGGTTTCGACCGACCTCGCACTGCGGCGGCCGAGGCAGAGCGCCCCGACCGGCCGGTGAGCGCGCCGGTCCCGTCGGAGCCGGTGCGGCTCCGGGTGCCGCGGATCGGGGTCGACACAGGCCTGATGAGCCTCGGACTCACCCCGAGGAGGGAGCTCGAGGTCCCGCCGCTCTCAAAGGCGGACACGGCCAGCTGGTACGACCGATCCCCGAACCCCGGCGATGTCGGACCGGCGATCGTCGCCGGCCATGTCGACTCCCGGACGGGTCCGGCGGTCTTCTTCCGGCTTCGTGAGCTCCGCCGCGGCGACCGCGTCCTCGTCGACCGGAGCGACGGCCGTCGGGCGACGTTCACCGTCGACCACGTCGACGAGGTCGCCAAGGACGCGTTCCCCACCCGGCGCGTGTACGGCGCGACCCCGCGGCCCGAGCTCCGCCTGATCACCTGCGGCGGCGACTTCGACGCAGCCGCCGGTCACTACCTGGCCAACGTCGTCGTCTTCGCCCACCTGACCGACCTCACCCCCGCCTGA
- a CDS encoding class F sortase — protein MPTTTLSRPRRFATAGVAACLAAGVGAMAFGAGATTTAPRESAPPAAAAAGAPLPASPPSRIVIERLDLATKVHELRAASGGTTLTLPPLRATGWDATSATPGQVGITVVTGYIARTAKQPGALHGMSRLREGDVVTLRRQDRRTVDYRVTGVAYYPQGKFPAAEVFATTSRPELRLISTGGPLHPGDPLGNAVVTAVAD, from the coding sequence ATGCCCACGACCACCCTCAGCCGTCCCCGCCGTTTCGCCACCGCCGGTGTCGCGGCCTGCCTCGCCGCTGGAGTCGGCGCGATGGCGTTCGGCGCCGGCGCCACGACCACCGCTCCCCGGGAGTCCGCACCACCGGCCGCAGCGGCTGCCGGGGCACCGCTCCCGGCCTCACCCCCGTCGCGGATCGTGATCGAGCGGCTCGACCTGGCCACCAAGGTCCACGAGCTCCGGGCGGCATCCGGCGGCACGACCCTGACGCTCCCGCCGCTGCGCGCGACCGGCTGGGACGCCACCTCCGCAACACCCGGCCAGGTCGGCATCACCGTCGTCACCGGCTACATCGCGCGGACCGCGAAGCAGCCGGGCGCACTGCATGGGATGAGCAGGCTGCGCGAAGGCGACGTCGTGACCCTGCGGCGACAGGATCGCCGCACGGTGGACTACCGCGTGACCGGCGTCGCCTACTACCCGCAGGGAAAGTTCCCCGCCGCCGAGGTCTTCGCCACGACGTCTCGTCCCGAGCTCCGCCTGATCAGCACGGGCGGTCCGCTGCACCCGGGCGATCCGCTCGGAAACGCGGTCGTGACCGCCGTGGCCGACTGA
- a CDS encoding NAD-dependent deacylase produces the protein MRVVVLTGAGVSAESGVPTFRDADGLWEGHRVEDVATPEAYDANPGLVQEFYDARRAALKRVTPNPAHTALARLGDVLGDDLLLVTQNVDDLHERGGSHDVLHMHGELLSALCRACGHRYRWADELSSRPPCPGCGVRELRPDIVWFGEMPYEMERIYRALAEADLFVSVGTSGAVYPAAGFVVEARANGVRSLELNLQPSEGTHWFDEARHGKAGDLVPRWVDEVLASGVDL, from the coding sequence ATGCGGGTCGTCGTCCTCACTGGCGCCGGGGTCTCGGCCGAGAGCGGAGTCCCGACGTTCCGCGACGCCGACGGCCTGTGGGAAGGCCATCGCGTGGAGGACGTGGCCACCCCCGAGGCGTACGACGCGAACCCCGGTCTGGTCCAGGAGTTCTACGATGCCCGGCGTGCTGCGCTCAAGCGGGTCACGCCGAATCCGGCCCACACCGCGCTGGCCCGGCTCGGCGACGTACTCGGCGACGACCTGCTGCTGGTCACCCAGAACGTCGACGACCTGCACGAGCGCGGGGGATCGCACGACGTCCTCCACATGCACGGCGAGCTGTTGTCAGCGCTGTGCCGCGCCTGCGGCCACCGCTACCGCTGGGCCGACGAGCTGAGTTCTCGCCCGCCGTGCCCCGGCTGCGGGGTGCGCGAGCTGCGGCCCGACATCGTCTGGTTCGGCGAGATGCCCTACGAGATGGAGCGCATCTACCGGGCGCTCGCCGAGGCTGACCTGTTCGTGTCCGTCGGCACCTCGGGCGCGGTCTACCCGGCCGCGGGGTTCGTGGTGGAGGCACGCGCGAACGGCGTCCGCTCGCTGGAGCTCAACCTGCAACCGAGCGAGGGCACCCACTGGTTCGACGAGGCACGCCACGGCAAGGCAGGTGACCTCGTGCCCCGATGGGTCGACGAGGTGCTCGCCTCGGGCGTCGACCTCTGA
- a CDS encoding ACT domain-containing protein yields the protein MPFLLRVELPDIPGSLGRVASAIGEAGGDIEAIEIVEHRADGTAVDDVLLETAPTTMPDSIVSACNALDGVRVIWISRYAAGGNLFLDLEAVEELTANPAEALDRLIDLLPATFRADWGVRLRRNADGSTAVLHGTAAAPENVDWHEITRASHVPSLDENNVLAAVPLIDGELVVIGRRGGPDILDSELARLGHLTALAVSISRAG from the coding sequence ATGCCGTTCCTACTCCGCGTCGAGTTGCCCGACATCCCCGGTTCGCTGGGCAGGGTCGCGTCGGCGATCGGTGAGGCCGGCGGTGACATCGAGGCCATCGAGATCGTCGAGCACCGTGCCGACGGCACCGCAGTCGACGATGTGCTGCTCGAAACAGCGCCCACGACCATGCCCGACTCGATCGTCTCGGCGTGCAACGCCCTCGACGGGGTGCGGGTCATCTGGATCTCGCGCTACGCCGCCGGCGGCAACCTGTTCCTCGACCTCGAGGCCGTTGAGGAGCTCACGGCCAACCCGGCCGAAGCTCTCGACCGGTTGATCGATCTGCTCCCCGCCACGTTCCGTGCGGACTGGGGTGTGCGCCTGCGTCGCAACGCCGACGGCTCGACGGCGGTCCTGCACGGCACGGCTGCCGCTCCGGAGAACGTCGACTGGCACGAGATCACCCGCGCCAGCCACGTCCCGTCGCTCGACGAGAACAACGTGCTCGCAGCGGTTCCGCTGATCGACGGCGAGCTCGTGGTCATCGGGCGCCGCGGTGGGCCCGACATCCTCGACTCCGAGCTGGCCCGCCTGGGTCACCTGACCGCCCTTGCGGTCTCGATCAGCCGCGCTGGCTGA